The proteins below are encoded in one region of Paramisgurnus dabryanus chromosome 2, PD_genome_1.1, whole genome shotgun sequence:
- the shroom4 gene encoding protein Shroom4 isoform X5: MQLHLTPFSVPWHSGSENSELSMQWGHISRHYSTDRSSSIGSMESLENPPNQGYYDSQLSPIDPVIFNNKRDSAYSSFSASSNTSDYTVSVKPEETNSMDSLLQGSSSRYPDGVQHSVGILQEECESLKSKVLSHRTEAKVRPSSYNCEEERCAPPQPPMRKDSFRATRGQSGVGDKRCVSAPVGIPSLASCIVDDQPPIQEVLTGNVYVNGKQDDEQGSSVEPYYTFNSQRKTGRDGKSRESEIKQSEDKSAEISPLPLSPSLERTIDGHFETQLQPECNLQPAMHRHSAPEKLLTSHMMNFSRDKNDYSVSPTCQWSQSPLYLNEISPDQPNKWGASRCSTPGSLTTSEVEEPRLDEDTLDWGPSTNRMGSRVSDQGSINHTVCVDPYTNDNCEGEVRAGDGEVPKQSHKRHFRNSKSRRRNERFATNLRNEIQRKKAQLHKSTNSGGLPRGEETVEEEAADHNTEEVGLPENNQSFTCPIADPPTASMHSSKQKPQQVQVYDTTHAEEQSRTGVASCQTSPTQTLDSGQACVHVVEELAPAGKPRRWRWTPENKLQPETPPVPNQMPTESKNNEATGQMWSGKTGVTRGRTSSSSGRKGRSDESDIPPFADRRRFFEETSRKLSQSVTNLAALTSRNQRPDRLSRHNHPSSPEPLESRPTNLGRRRFSYQGVVHDGPYINSLDTGRQFMQAQNDQEIMRQMLIQREKEKVREMEWEREQERIQEQERIREQERIREQERIKEQERIEEQERIEEQERIKEQERIEEQERIKEQEWLQEQAMEKERLKREREKAQQSLKEWEERQKLLQREKKWESEKDTIQSDHSISTDTVHHLSSHDVYRKQSPNPQVPSSHQLPEHYYNNNATNVREHCSAFQPVTSRRNPYDGYRANLHYEARSYTPTEAYPAREQEQTKLNRKLSLTERDYRCRTDFRTAEGVVVPAFVGQSTHTEEHLTFSPLKNRAMSENDIRVETHNQNHASNASVSRMRASTLGDVDENRVGIGEVKKKKGPPRPPPPKWEQFHKRRTSHHNLFSHPPQFSSPVSSPPRPQQCTSRPTSEPEMTRPRSYSLPPRDVSENHHCCCRDYSITPPSPACTRRTFKPVAVSPRERDLTPPNYDMRREFTQPLHPEPCTRIPVHTAEVSKHETRPTLVKPIFHEHQADWDRSAPQTTIRCLEVPENRLSAVPVSPESYFSMNKHHMQQAGYPDAAHKIPNISSHNPAEDANLPIETDIDEISEIERIGEVDTRVTEGKTEIQGFARPVIVLETDIDNMPEEEPSSTRIARGARGSLVDSILDEDYGVSRKELMGDLFPQSAEMEMGGEGWRGGYPISGGTLERYNSSNRPSRLGTSTVQVPRSTYDSLADNSQLLNKIREISEKKDEEEELNYKKQLMESLRKKLGVLREAQRGLQEDIRANAQLGEEVESLVLAICKPNEVDKYRMFIGDLDKVTSLLLSLSGRLLRVESALDCVDPETGHHERLQLLEKKKQLLVQMAEAQELKEHVDRREQAVGSVLGRCLTPEQMRDYGHFVKMKAALLVEQRQLDDKIRLGEEQLRGLRESLGLWYGHY, encoded by the exons ATGCAGCTCCACCTCACACCTTTCAGTGTACCTTGGCACTCTGGAAGTGAAAACAG TGAGCTGTCCATGCAGTGGGGTCATATCTCCAGGCACTACAGCACAGATCGCAGTAGCTCAATAGGGAGTATGGAGAGTCTGGAGAATCCTCCCAACCAGGGCTACTATGACAGTCAGCTCTCTCCCATCGATCCGGTCATCTTCAACAACAAACGTGACTCCGCCTACAGCTCCTTCTCTGCCAGCTCAAACACGTCTGATTATACGGTCTCTGTCAAACCTGAGGAGACCAACTCAATGGACAGCCTCTTACAGGGCTCTTCTAGCAGGTATCCAGACGGAGTCCAACATTCCGTTGGAATTTTACAGGAAGAGTGTGAAAGCCTAAAATCAAAGGTACTGTCCCACAGAACTGAGGCTAAAGTTCGGCCATCCTCCTATAATTGCGAGGAGGAACGATGTGCACCGCCTCAGCCACCCATGAGGAAAGACAGTTTTAGGGCTACCAGAGGCCAATCAGGAGTTGGGGATAAACGATGCGTGTCTGCTCCAGTTGGCATCCCAAGTCTAGCCAGCTGCATAGTTGATGATCAACCTCCAATTCAGGAAGTGCTGACTGGTAATGTTTATGTGAATGGAAAGCAAGACGATGAACAAGGGAGCAGTGTCGAACCTTATTATACCTTCAACTCTCAGAGAAAAACAGGTAGAGACGGCAAATCAAGAGAGAGTGAGATAAAACAATCAGAGGACAAGTCTGCAGAGATATCTCCACTTCCTCTGAGTCCCTCTTTAGAAAGAACAATAGATGGACATTTTGAAACCCAACTCCAACCAGAATGTAATCTCCAGCCAGCCATGCACAGGCACAGTGCCCCGGAGAAACTTTTAACCTCTCATATGATGAATTTCTCCAGGGACAAAAATGATTACTCAGTATCTCCCACATGCCAGTGGTCACAGTCTCCTCTGTATCTCAATGAGATTAGCCCAGATCAACCCAATAAATGGGGAGCAAGCAGGTGTTCTACACCCGGTTCATTGACGACTTCAGAAGTTGAGGAGCCTAGGTTAGATGAAGATACACTTGATTGGGGCCCGTCTACAAATCGTATGGGGAGTAGAGTTTCTGACCAGGGCTCCATTAACCATACAGTTTGTGTGGACCCTTACACGAATGACAACTGTGAAGGAGAAGTGAGGGCAGGTGATGGCGAGGTCCCAAAGCAGTCACATAAGCGGCACTTCCGCAACTCTAAATCACGCCGTAGAAATGAACGTTTTGCCACCAACTTAAGAAATGAGATCCAAAGAAAGAAGGCCCAGCTTCACAAAAGCACAAACTCTGGTGGTCTGCCTCGGGGTGAGGAGACCGTGGAGGAAGAGGCTGCAGATCATAACACAGAGGAAGTAGGACTTCCAGAGAACAATCAAAGCTTCACATGTCCTATTGCTGACCCTCCGACAGCCTCCATGCACTCGTCCAAACAGAAACCTCAACAAGTTCAAGTATATGATACCACACATGCCGAAGAACAATCCAGAACAGGGGTTGCGAGTTGTCAGACTTCTCCGACACAAACCCTGGATAGTGGGCAAGCTTGTGTACATGTAGTGGAAGAGTTGGCACCTGCAGGCAAGCCACGTCGATGGCGCTGGACACCAGAAAACAAGCTTCAACCGGAAACCCCACCAGTGCCCAACCAGATGCCAACTGAGTCTAAGAATAATGAGGCTACAGGACAGATGTGGTCTGGAAAAACGGGGGTAACAAGAGGGAGAACGAGTTCTTCTAGTGGTCGTAAAGGTCGATCAGACGAGTCTGACATCCCCCCCTTCGCAGACCGCCGGAGATTTTTTGAGGAAACTAGCAGGAAGTTGAGCCAGTCTGTAACAAATTTAGCAGCCTTGACAAGCCGAAACCAGAGACCAGACAGGTTGAGTAGACATAACCATCCATCCTCACCTGAACCACTTGAGTCAAGACCCACTAATTTGGGCCGGAGGAGGTTCTCTTATCAGGGTGTGGTCCATGATGGACCTTACATCAACTCATTGGACACTGGGAGACAATTTATGCAGGCTCAGAATGACCAGGAAATAATGAGGCAGATGCTGATACAGAGAGAGAAGGAGAAAGTGAGAGAGATGGAGTGGGaaagagagcaagagagaaTTCAAGAGCAAGAGAGAATTAGAGAACAAGAGAGAATTAGAGAACAAGAGAGAATTAAAGAGCAAGAGAGAATTGAAGAGCAAGAGAGAATTGAAGAGCAAGAGAGAATTAAAGAGCAAGAGAGAATTGAAGAGCAAGAGAGAATTAAAGAGCAAGAATGGTTACAAGAACAAGCCATGGAGAAGGAACGATTAAAGAGGGAAAGGGAGAAAGCGCAACAAAGCCTTAAAGAATGGGAAGAGAGGCAGAAACTGCtacagagagaaaaaaaatgggaGTCAGAGAAAGATACTATACAATCAGATCACAGCATTAGCACTGACACAGTTCATCACTTATCATCTCATGATGTCTATCGAAAGCAGTCACCCAATCCTCAGGTTCCTTCCTCTCATCAGCTACCTGAGCATTACTATAACAACAATGCCACCAATGTCCGAGAGCACTGCTCTGCCTTTCAACCTGTGACTAGTAGGCGTAATCCTTATGATGGCTACCGGGCAAATCTACACTACGAGGCCAGGAGTTACACTCCAACAGAG GCTTATCCTGCACGGGAACAGGAACAAACAAAACTAAACCGGAAGCTCAGTCTGACAGAGAG AGACTATAGGTGCAGGACAGACTTTAGGACAGCAGAGGGCGTTGTTGTTCCTGCCTTTGTTGGTCAAAGCACCCACACAGAGGAGCATCTTACGTTTTCACCCCTCAAAAATCGTGCCATGTCCGAGAATGACATTCGAGTGGAGACACATAATCAGAATCACGCTTCAAACGCAAGTGTCAGCAGAATGCGTGCGTCCACTTTGGGAGATGTGGATGAGAATAGAGTGGGTATAGGTGaggtaaaaaagaaaaaaggccCTCCTCGTCCGCCACCTCCCAAATGGGAGCAGTTCCACAAGAGGCGGACCTCCCACCACAACCTCTTCTCCCACCCTCCACAATTTTCGTCGCCCGTTTCCTCTCCACCTCGGCCACAGCAGTGCACCTCCCGCCCCACCAGTGAGCCTGAAATGACCCGACCGCGGTCCTACAGTCTGCCGCCTAGGGACGTCTCCGAGAACCATCACTGCTGCTGCCGAGACTACTCGATAACTCCACCCAGCCCTGCCTGTACACGCCGCACTTTTAAACCTGTAGCCGTGTctccgagagagagagacttgaCCCCTCCGAATTATGACATGAGAAGAGAGTTCACCCAACCTTTACATCCAGAACCATGCACACG gATACCTGTTCATACTGCTGAAGTGTCCAAACATGAGACTAGACCTACATTGGTAAAGCCCATCTTTCATGAGCACCAAGCAGACTGGGATAGATCTGCTCCACAAACCACTATCAGATGTCTGGAAGTACCAGAGAACCGCCTGTCAGCCGTACCCGTGTCTCCAGAATCTTACTTCTCCATGAACAAACACCACATGCAGCAGGCAGGCTACCCTGATGCAGCTCACAAAATCCCAAATATTTCTTCTCACAATCCAGCTGAAGATGCAAACTTGCCTATAGAGACGGACATAGATGAGATCTCTGAGATTGAGCGAATAGGAGAGGTGGACACGAGGGTAACGGAGGGGAAGACGGAAATACAGGGTTTTGCCCGACCGGTTATTGTGCTGGAAACAGACATCGACAACATGCCAGAGGAAGAGCCTTCATCGACAAGAATCGCAAGAGGGGCGAGGGGTTCATTGGTGGATTCCATACTGGATGAGGATTATGGGGTCTCCAGGAAGGAGCTGATGGGAGATTTATTTCCTCAAAGCGCAGAGATGGAAATGGGTGGAGAGGGCTGGAGAGGAGGCTACCCGATCAGCGGAGGGACTCTCGAGAGGTATAACAGCTCAAACAG GCCTTCTAGACTGGGAACATCCACAGTTCAAGTCCCACGGTCGACTTATGACTCCTTAGCTGACAACTCCCAACTTCTTAACAAGATAAGAGAGATCTCAGAAAAAAAAGATGAGGAAGAAGAGCTTAATTATAAG AAGCAGCTGATGGAGAGCCTTCGTAAAAAGCTAGGTGTTCTCCGTGAAGCACAGAGGGGTCTGCAGGAGGACATTCGGGCCAATGCCCAGCTAGGAGAAGAGGTGGAAAGCCTGGTTCTCGCTATCTGCAAGCCCAATGAGGTGGACAAGTATCGAATGTTCATTGGCGACCTGGACAAAGTGACCAGCCTGCTGCTGTCCCTTTCTGGAAGGCTCCTCCGGGTTGAAAGCGCCCTGGACTGTGTGGACCCAGAGACTGGTCACCATGAAAGG CTACAGCTGCTGGAAAAGAAAAAGCAGCTGTTGGTGCAGATGGCAGAGGCTCAGGAGCTTAAGGAACATGTGGACCGACGCGAGCAGGCTGTCGGCAGTGTGCTGGGTCGCTGCCTGACCCCAGAACAGATGCGTGATTACGGTCACTTCGTGAAGATGAAAGCAGCACTACTGGTAGAACAGAGACAACTGGATGACAAGATCAGGCTTGGAGAGGAACAGCTCAGGGGACTTCGAGAAAGCCTCGGCCTGTGGTATGGCCATTACTGA